In Streptomyces puniciscabiei, a single genomic region encodes these proteins:
- a CDS encoding Pls/PosA family non-ribosomal peptide synthetase, producing MTSTALDASHPFSEVPTNRALFRSGAAAPPRTLVDVLEATAALHPHAPALDAGAEVLSYRELCTEARARARRLTERGIGPGDRVGVRVPSGTAELYLSILAVLHCGAAYVPVDADDPEERAATVFSEAGVCHVLGPHPQPAELVPPSGAAMGSTPAPADDAWIIFTSGSTGAPKGVAVTHRSAAAFVDAEAGLFLRDRPLGPGDRVLAGLSVAFDASCEEMWLAWCSGACLVPAERSLVRAGLELGPWLDARGITAVSTVPTLLAMWPEEALRRVRLLILGGEACPPGLVERFARPEREMWNTYGPTETTVVACAARLEPGQPVRIGLPLAGWELAVVDEAGNPVAFGEQGELVIAGVGTARYLDPVKDAERFRPSPALGPPRAYRSGDLVRADAEGLVFLGRADDQVKLGGRRVELGEIDTALLALPGVRGAAAAVQATAAGAQVLVGYIVAQETADGRSAFDADKARALLGERLPAPLVPVLAEVADLPTRASGKVDRKALPWPVQLAGAGHGGEAAHRLHGTAARLADVWEELLGLRPGPGSDFVELGGTSLTAARMASMLRRDYPGLSVADLYRHPVLQSMADHLDSLTGTAAEVRPARPVPRRTAVVQFLVSLAGYGVTGLRGLVGLAAADDVIGWIAPHRWAPHTSWWLVVAGWVLLFSAPARCLLGAALARALAGSITPGAHPRGGAVHLRLWSAERAVVAFGVPSLLGTPWAALYARTLGCRTGRDIWLHAMPPVTGLAELGDGCSVEPEADIAGWWLDGDRLHVGRVVVGADARVGHRSTLLPGAVLGHGAELAAGGCLGGRIPDGQVWTGSPARPAAPTECLAEPNWPAPPTDRRRRWHLAYALSLALLPLLSLLAAAPALAVTWLLVRGTATLSGATWRLLAAAPLFAVLTTVCGMLITALTVRLLSRGIAPGLHRADGGVAWRAWLVTLLLDGARSSLFPLYASLATPAWLRLLGARVGRGAEISTVLPLPSLLRVEDGAFLADDTLVAPFELRGGWMRLGAVRIGRRAFVGNSGIVGPGREVADHALVGVLSDAPAHAEPHSSWIGRPAMPLPRVAGIADAARTFAPPRRLVAARAAVEACRVLPVILGTLLAEGLLLAQQRALDVGGLSLAALAGVPLLLAASLVACLTTTAAKWLLVGRFRPVERPLWSSFVWRNELFDTFVEVLAVPWGIAAHLGTPVVNWWLRSLGARIGRGVWCDTYWLPESDLVSIGDGATVNRGCVLQTHLFHDRIMRMDSVRLAAGASLGPHSIALPGTAIGAGTSIASASLVMRGETVPDGTRWAGNPIAGIPAARPAARLTEGETA from the coding sequence TTGACCTCGACCGCACTCGATGCCTCACACCCTTTCTCGGAAGTCCCGACGAACCGGGCCCTGTTCCGCTCCGGGGCAGCCGCGCCACCCCGCACCCTCGTCGACGTCCTGGAGGCGACCGCCGCGCTGCACCCGCACGCACCCGCGCTGGACGCAGGCGCCGAGGTGCTGTCCTACCGGGAGCTGTGCACCGAGGCCCGCGCCCGCGCGCGGCGGCTCACCGAGCGGGGCATCGGCCCCGGCGACCGGGTGGGCGTACGAGTGCCATCGGGCACCGCGGAGTTGTACCTGTCGATCCTCGCGGTCCTGCACTGCGGTGCGGCCTACGTCCCGGTCGACGCCGACGACCCCGAGGAGCGCGCCGCGACCGTGTTCAGCGAGGCCGGCGTGTGTCACGTCCTCGGGCCGCACCCGCAACCCGCCGAGCTGGTACCGCCGTCCGGAGCGGCCATGGGCTCCACACCGGCACCCGCGGACGACGCCTGGATCATCTTCACGTCCGGCTCGACCGGCGCGCCCAAGGGCGTGGCCGTCACCCACCGCTCCGCCGCGGCCTTCGTCGACGCGGAGGCCGGGCTGTTCCTGCGCGACCGGCCCCTCGGCCCGGGCGACCGCGTCCTGGCCGGCCTTTCGGTCGCATTCGACGCCTCCTGCGAGGAGATGTGGCTCGCTTGGTGCTCCGGCGCCTGCCTGGTGCCGGCCGAACGGTCCCTGGTGCGCGCCGGGCTCGAACTCGGCCCCTGGTTGGACGCCCGCGGCATCACCGCCGTCTCCACCGTGCCCACGCTCTTGGCGATGTGGCCGGAGGAGGCGCTGCGCCGGGTCCGGTTGCTGATCCTGGGCGGCGAGGCCTGCCCGCCCGGACTCGTCGAACGGTTCGCCCGCCCCGAGCGGGAAATGTGGAACACCTACGGCCCCACGGAGACCACCGTCGTGGCCTGCGCCGCCCGGCTGGAGCCCGGGCAGCCGGTGCGCATCGGGCTGCCGCTCGCCGGCTGGGAGTTGGCAGTGGTGGACGAGGCCGGGAATCCCGTCGCCTTCGGCGAGCAGGGCGAACTGGTCATCGCCGGCGTCGGAACCGCCCGCTACCTCGACCCGGTCAAGGACGCGGAACGCTTCCGGCCGAGCCCGGCGCTGGGCCCGCCGCGCGCCTATCGCTCGGGCGACCTGGTGCGCGCCGACGCCGAGGGACTGGTGTTCCTCGGTCGCGCCGACGACCAGGTCAAGCTCGGCGGACGCCGTGTCGAACTCGGCGAGATCGACACGGCCCTGCTCGCCCTGCCCGGGGTGCGCGGCGCGGCGGCGGCCGTACAGGCCACCGCGGCCGGCGCCCAGGTGCTGGTCGGCTACATCGTCGCGCAGGAGACCGCCGACGGCCGCTCGGCCTTCGACGCCGACAAGGCCAGGGCGCTGCTGGGCGAGCGGCTCCCCGCACCGCTGGTGCCTGTGCTGGCCGAGGTGGCGGACCTGCCCACGCGGGCGTCCGGAAAGGTGGACCGCAAGGCGCTGCCCTGGCCGGTGCAGCTGGCCGGTGCCGGGCACGGTGGCGAGGCGGCCCACCGGTTGCACGGGACCGCCGCCCGGCTGGCGGACGTATGGGAGGAGTTGCTGGGCCTGCGGCCCGGCCCGGGCAGCGACTTCGTCGAGCTGGGCGGCACCAGCCTGACCGCCGCCCGGATGGCCTCGATGCTGCGCCGGGACTACCCGGGCCTTTCGGTCGCCGACCTCTACCGGCATCCGGTCCTGCAGAGCATGGCCGACCATCTCGACTCCCTGACCGGCACCGCAGCGGAGGTGCGCCCCGCCCGGCCCGTGCCCCGACGGACCGCCGTGGTGCAGTTCCTCGTCTCCCTGGCCGGTTACGGCGTCACCGGATTGCGGGGCCTGGTCGGGCTGGCCGCGGCGGACGACGTCATCGGCTGGATCGCGCCGCACCGGTGGGCGCCGCACACCTCGTGGTGGCTGGTCGTGGCCGGGTGGGTGCTGCTGTTCAGCGCGCCCGCGCGCTGCCTGCTCGGGGCGGCCCTCGCCCGCGCACTGGCCGGCTCGATCACTCCGGGCGCCCATCCGCGCGGCGGCGCCGTCCACCTGCGCCTGTGGAGCGCGGAGCGTGCGGTCGTGGCGTTCGGCGTACCGTCCCTGCTCGGCACCCCCTGGGCAGCGCTGTACGCCCGGACCCTCGGCTGCCGCACCGGGCGGGACATATGGCTGCACGCCATGCCCCCGGTGACGGGCCTGGCCGAGCTGGGCGACGGGTGCAGTGTCGAACCGGAGGCGGACATCGCAGGCTGGTGGCTCGACGGCGACAGGCTGCACGTCGGCAGGGTCGTCGTCGGCGCGGACGCCCGGGTGGGCCACCGCAGCACCCTGCTGCCGGGCGCTGTCCTCGGCCATGGTGCGGAACTCGCTGCCGGCGGCTGCCTGGGCGGCCGTATCCCCGACGGCCAGGTATGGACCGGCTCCCCCGCCCGGCCGGCTGCACCCACCGAATGCCTCGCCGAGCCGAACTGGCCCGCCCCGCCGACGGACCGCCGGCGCCGCTGGCACCTCGCCTACGCGCTGTCGCTCGCCCTGCTGCCACTGCTGTCGTTGCTGGCCGCCGCCCCGGCGCTCGCCGTCACCTGGCTGCTGGTGCGCGGTACGGCCACGCTGTCCGGGGCGACCTGGCGGCTGCTCGCGGCGGCACCCCTGTTCGCCGTGCTGACCACCGTGTGCGGCATGCTCATCACCGCGCTCACCGTGCGCCTGCTGAGCCGCGGGATCGCGCCCGGCCTGCACCGCGCCGACGGGGGCGTGGCCTGGCGGGCGTGGCTGGTGACTCTGCTGCTCGACGGCGCTCGGAGCAGCCTGTTCCCGCTCTACGCGAGCCTCGCCACACCCGCCTGGCTGCGCCTCCTCGGCGCCCGGGTCGGCCGCGGCGCCGAGATCTCGACCGTGCTGCCGCTGCCGTCGCTGCTCCGGGTCGAGGACGGGGCGTTCCTCGCCGACGACACGCTCGTGGCCCCCTTCGAACTGCGTGGCGGATGGATGCGGTTGGGGGCCGTGCGGATCGGCAGGCGGGCCTTCGTCGGCAACTCCGGCATTGTTGGCCCCGGCCGTGAGGTGGCCGACCACGCCCTGGTTGGCGTGCTGTCCGACGCACCGGCGCACGCCGAGCCGCACTCGTCGTGGATCGGCCGGCCCGCGATGCCGCTGCCCCGCGTGGCCGGGATCGCCGACGCGGCGCGGACGTTCGCCCCGCCCAGGCGGCTGGTGGCGGCCCGCGCGGCCGTCGAGGCGTGCCGCGTGCTGCCGGTGATCCTCGGCACGCTGCTGGCCGAGGGCCTGCTACTGGCCCAGCAGAGGGCCCTGGACGTGGGCGGCTTGTCCCTGGCGGCACTCGCGGGCGTCCCGCTGCTGCTGGCCGCGTCCCTGGTGGCCTGCCTGACCACGACCGCCGCCAAGTGGCTGCTCGTGGGCCGGTTCCGTCCGGTGGAGCGGCCCCTGTGGTCGTCGTTCGTGTGGCGCAACGAGTTGTTCGACACGTTCGTGGAGGTGCTGGCCGTGCCGTGGGGCATCGCCGCGCACCTGGGCACGCCTGTGGTGAACTGGTGGCTGCGCAGCCTCGGCGCGCGCATCGGACGCGGGGTGTGGTGCGACACGTACTGGCTGCCGGAGTCAGATCTGGTGAGCATCGGGGACGGCGCCACCGTCAACCGTGGCTGTGTGCTGCAGACCCACCTCTTCCACGACCGGATCATGCGGATGGACAGCGTGCGCCTGGCTGCCGGCGCCTCCTTGGGCCCGCACAGCATCGCCCTGCCCGGCACCGCGATCGGCGCCGGTACGTCCATCGCCTCGGCGTCCCTGGTGATGCGCGGGGAGACGGTGCCCGACGGCACCCGTTGGGCCGGCAACCCCATCGCCGGCATCCCCGCGGCCCGCCCCGCCGCCCGGCTCACCGAAGGGGAAACGGCATGA
- a CDS encoding LLM class flavin-dependent oxidoreductase, whose amino-acid sequence MPTAPSEAVPFAELVRSEDMPRLWQGQSVTIETHQMFAYLAGMGFRIPFGTAVTLMPLRHPMEAAAHARSLARLTGRRVTLGLGPGSPDFVASLRGKPYDSPKAACADYLRQVRGFLTEQRHEAPEAGWPASDLPDLGHAGVDIGLGVLRPVLARLAGETADVAITWMTPPGYLARDVVPALRRGAQAAGRQVPRLVTVVHVAVARHGRDPRQLAYAAAHTHLGAPHYTDMLRRAGLRVHQSQPYLNARALVDSGTFVYGTPREVAGALAEYARVGVDEVVLNCAGVGLAHGWNAALEDLAELSAEMRAVRSCVIT is encoded by the coding sequence ATGCCCACGGCCCCCTCCGAGGCGGTTCCCTTCGCGGAACTCGTCAGAAGCGAGGACATGCCGCGGCTGTGGCAGGGCCAGTCCGTCACGATCGAAACCCATCAGATGTTCGCCTACCTCGCGGGCATGGGATTCCGCATCCCGTTCGGCACTGCCGTCACCCTGATGCCTTTGCGTCACCCCATGGAAGCAGCGGCACACGCCCGGTCCCTGGCCCGTCTGACCGGCAGGCGGGTGACGCTGGGACTGGGCCCGGGATCCCCCGACTTCGTGGCGAGTCTGCGCGGAAAGCCTTACGACAGCCCGAAAGCCGCGTGCGCCGACTATCTCCGACAGGTGCGCGGCTTTCTTACCGAGCAGCGGCACGAAGCGCCCGAGGCCGGTTGGCCGGCATCGGACCTGCCGGATCTCGGTCATGCCGGTGTGGATATCGGCCTCGGAGTCCTCCGCCCCGTACTCGCCCGTCTTGCGGGCGAGACGGCCGATGTGGCGATCACCTGGATGACGCCGCCAGGGTACCTGGCGCGTGATGTGGTGCCGGCTCTCCGGCGCGGCGCCCAGGCGGCGGGCCGCCAAGTCCCGCGCCTGGTCACCGTCGTACATGTCGCCGTCGCCCGCCACGGGCGCGATCCCCGCCAGCTCGCCTACGCAGCTGCCCACACCCACCTGGGCGCCCCGCACTACACGGACATGCTCAGGCGCGCGGGGCTGCGGGTGCACCAGTCGCAGCCCTATCTCAACGCACGTGCCTTGGTCGACTCGGGAACCTTCGTGTACGGCACCCCGCGGGAAGTGGCCGGCGCACTGGCCGAATACGCGCGAGTGGGCGTGGACGAAGTGGTCCTCAACTGCGCAGGTGTAGGTCTCGCGCATGGCTGGAATGCGGCCCTGGAGGACCTGGCGGAACTCTCGGCCGAAATGCGTGCGGTCCGTTCGTGCGTGATCACATAA
- a CDS encoding ABC transporter ATP-binding protein, with the protein MIWLRVLRLFWKMSARKVTAFAVASVLSAAIPGVQVGLTASAVQSVAQAASGNEGAGRHALQAGVVLLLIAVAGHLLDVWGQYLDSLLRLELTTKIGEQVMVKGTRLDLEQYENAESYDKLQRAFQESNGGRIYQLFSEMLTVTRELVTVISVGAVLFTWSPWVALFILVSPVPSVAAHMIYTNKAYAIEYARAADRRRMYYYQYLTTTDHSFKEVRLFQLGPYLVERYRTLVHEFFRVDRQLARRQSGIVGLLGLLSVIASSGALLWAIGSAADGGQVGRLAGYLQSMGAIQVSAHGLLLGIASLYKDTLFLGNLFAFLDLPERRITGGNRRFPAKLRKGIEFRDVSFVYPGTDRLVLDGVDLLLPAGECVALVGQNGAGKTSIVKLLTRLYEPTGGRILIDDVPIEEYDVDDLQRHIGVIFQDFIRYEMSVRDNIGFGRIEAMDDDERIRAAAVAGGVDTVVSDLPDRYDTMLGRHFEEGRQLSGGQWQKVALSRAFMRRAPVVVLDEPTSAIDAEAESEIFGRLRDIARDATSLIIAHRFATVRIADRIVVLDRGRVVEEGTHEELLSADGTYAHLFNLQAAGYLGEPASQ; encoded by the coding sequence GTGATCTGGCTCCGCGTGCTGCGGCTCTTCTGGAAGATGAGCGCCCGGAAGGTCACCGCCTTCGCCGTCGCCTCAGTGCTGTCGGCTGCGATACCCGGCGTGCAGGTCGGGCTCACGGCGAGCGCGGTGCAGTCCGTGGCGCAGGCTGCCAGCGGCAACGAGGGGGCCGGACGGCACGCCCTCCAGGCGGGCGTCGTCCTGCTGCTGATCGCCGTGGCCGGGCACCTGCTGGACGTCTGGGGCCAGTACCTCGACTCCCTGCTCCGCCTGGAACTCACCACCAAGATCGGTGAACAGGTGATGGTCAAGGGCACCCGACTCGACCTGGAGCAGTACGAGAACGCCGAGTCCTACGACAAGCTGCAACGCGCCTTCCAGGAAAGCAACGGGGGACGCATTTACCAGCTGTTCTCCGAAATGCTGACCGTCACCCGCGAGCTGGTCACCGTCATCTCGGTCGGCGCAGTGCTGTTCACCTGGTCACCGTGGGTGGCCCTGTTCATCCTGGTGTCACCAGTCCCGTCCGTGGCCGCGCACATGATCTACACGAACAAGGCGTACGCCATCGAGTACGCGCGCGCAGCAGACCGCCGGCGGATGTACTACTACCAGTACCTGACCACGACGGATCACTCCTTCAAGGAAGTGCGCCTGTTCCAGCTCGGACCGTACCTCGTCGAGCGGTACCGCACACTTGTCCACGAGTTCTTCCGCGTCGACCGGCAGCTGGCCCGCCGCCAGTCGGGCATCGTGGGCCTGCTGGGCCTGCTGAGCGTCATCGCCTCCTCCGGGGCTCTGCTGTGGGCGATCGGGTCGGCTGCGGACGGCGGACAGGTGGGCCGCCTCGCGGGATACCTCCAGTCCATGGGCGCCATCCAGGTATCGGCCCACGGACTGCTCCTGGGGATCGCCTCGCTCTACAAGGACACGCTCTTCCTCGGCAACCTCTTCGCGTTCTTGGACCTGCCCGAGCGCCGGATCACCGGTGGGAACAGGCGGTTCCCGGCGAAGCTGCGCAAGGGGATCGAGTTCCGGGACGTCAGCTTCGTGTACCCGGGCACCGACCGGCTCGTGCTCGATGGTGTCGACCTGCTCCTGCCGGCCGGGGAGTGCGTGGCGCTCGTGGGGCAGAACGGCGCCGGGAAGACGAGCATCGTCAAGCTGCTGACCCGGCTCTACGAGCCGACGGGCGGGCGGATCCTGATCGACGACGTACCGATCGAGGAATACGACGTCGACGACCTCCAGCGGCATATCGGCGTCATCTTCCAGGACTTTATCCGCTACGAGATGTCCGTCCGCGACAACATCGGCTTCGGCCGCATCGAGGCGATGGACGACGACGAGCGCATCCGGGCCGCAGCCGTGGCCGGAGGAGTCGACACCGTGGTGTCCGACCTTCCGGACCGGTACGACACCATGCTCGGCCGGCACTTCGAGGAGGGCCGGCAACTGTCGGGCGGTCAATGGCAGAAGGTGGCTCTGAGCCGGGCCTTCATGAGGAGGGCTCCGGTGGTCGTGCTCGACGAACCCACCTCGGCCATCGACGCCGAGGCCGAGTCCGAGATCTTCGGCCGGCTTCGTGACATCGCGAGGGACGCCACCTCCCTCATCATCGCCCACCGGTTCGCCACGGTGCGCATCGCCGACCGGATCGTGGTCCTGGACCGGGGCAGGGTGGTCGAGGAAGGAACCCACGAGGAACTGCTGAGCGCCGACGGAACGTACGCCCATCTGTTCAACCTGCAGGCAGCGGGATATCTCGGCGAACCCGCCTCTCAGTGA
- a CDS encoding lantibiotic dehydratase produces MSTRPTPFGAFSGVAAGTFSGRTTARLETPVISSTRVRADMAWILACIKRLEDDHEIWRSLRIVRNATVHVSGDRVVLPHADVYGNSDRTSVRVRATPAVHTVLNAAATPVTYPELIDALTAAFPEATGPQKENLLQRLWDLNFLTSDLRPPQTTAQPEQYLLDGLAGIPQAAEVAERLREVVEMVRHADDPASLARLRVAQEKLVPGYTGQTYQLDSAIGLRSDELNRSVGEAAADAVDVLMRLSAATGATNAHLRRYREEFLERYGHGVRVPVLELLGPDQGLDAPESYTEPTRTAGGLNSATDPEDTSSYDRAVVEFAYQAWREGMLEAELTDAWLDRLAPAATVGPLLPTVDLYLQIEATDRQAVDRGEWRAVLRADCLAHGGRTFGRFFDLLGDRLADQLRDLARWEQKLQPHVAYAEVAYLPTYGRAGNVAEHPDLGTYEIPVNTSPSVSVDRVLPLDDILVGADDRRFHLWSRRLDREIVVTQHHMLSPLAAPNVARFLLEASQDGYVLPGGFHWGPVSNATFLPRVTRGKVVLRPAEWRLDAHGLEDLAAWRERWRVPRYVHFVNLDNRLLLDLDHPRCVAELREEVGRAGGGTVLLHEMLPDFEHHWLTDDLGRRYTEEIVVPVMATRAETIARHPAGPPVEIPSRRYPPGSEWSYVKLYAAFERHDEIIAGPLRELIAELRAEDAVDRWFYIRYADPRPHLRIRVRSERPSVLGRLATWGRSLVDAGLAQDVTMDSYCPETMRYGGPGTFDSVELLFEANSDATARLIAARADLPQLTDEHLAVAAVDTLHRHWGVPLAERMDLLPGHQDDHATRDEFRKARAYLCELLLPWDRSTHEEGRAHRMGIAAALAPQEPAVRAASAAVRKAAERGRLAVQLAHLLGSLAHMQINRLLPVDLAREERCYGLLRHTLRALRGRLAAEEAR; encoded by the coding sequence ATGTCGACCCGGCCCACACCCTTCGGGGCGTTCTCGGGCGTCGCCGCCGGGACCTTCTCCGGACGTACCACCGCCCGGTTGGAGACCCCCGTGATCAGCAGCACCCGGGTGCGCGCGGACATGGCATGGATCCTCGCCTGCATCAAACGGCTTGAGGACGACCATGAGATCTGGCGGAGCCTCAGAATCGTCCGTAACGCGACAGTCCATGTCTCCGGCGACCGGGTGGTCCTGCCACACGCCGACGTCTACGGGAACAGCGACCGCACGTCGGTGCGCGTCCGGGCAACCCCCGCCGTCCACACAGTGCTGAACGCGGCCGCCACCCCCGTGACCTACCCTGAGCTCATCGACGCGCTAACGGCCGCCTTCCCCGAGGCGACCGGTCCGCAGAAGGAGAACCTCCTCCAGCGGTTGTGGGATCTGAACTTCCTCACCAGCGACCTTCGCCCGCCCCAGACGACCGCCCAGCCGGAGCAGTACCTGCTCGACGGGCTTGCCGGAATCCCGCAGGCGGCAGAGGTGGCCGAACGACTGCGCGAGGTCGTCGAGATGGTCCGGCACGCAGACGACCCTGCCTCGCTCGCCCGCTTGCGAGTGGCCCAGGAGAAGCTCGTACCGGGTTACACGGGACAGACGTACCAACTGGACTCCGCCATCGGCCTGCGCTCGGACGAGCTCAACCGGTCCGTGGGCGAGGCGGCGGCCGACGCGGTGGACGTCCTCATGCGTCTGAGCGCGGCCACGGGTGCCACCAACGCACATCTGAGGCGATACCGGGAGGAGTTCCTCGAACGGTACGGCCACGGCGTGCGCGTGCCAGTTCTGGAACTACTCGGACCGGACCAGGGTCTGGACGCACCCGAGTCCTACACGGAGCCAACCCGCACGGCTGGTGGGCTCAACAGTGCCACCGACCCCGAGGACACCTCCTCCTACGACAGGGCCGTCGTCGAATTCGCGTACCAGGCCTGGCGCGAGGGGATGCTGGAAGCGGAACTCACCGACGCCTGGCTGGACCGCCTTGCCCCGGCGGCGACCGTGGGACCGTTGCTTCCCACGGTGGACCTCTACCTGCAGATCGAGGCCACCGACCGGCAGGCCGTCGACCGGGGGGAGTGGCGGGCCGTCCTCCGCGCCGACTGCCTCGCCCACGGCGGACGCACCTTCGGGCGCTTCTTCGACCTGCTTGGCGACCGGCTGGCGGACCAACTGCGCGACCTCGCCCGGTGGGAGCAGAAACTTCAGCCGCACGTGGCATACGCCGAGGTGGCCTACCTCCCCACGTACGGCCGGGCCGGGAACGTCGCCGAGCACCCAGACCTCGGAACGTACGAAATACCCGTCAACACCAGTCCCTCCGTGTCGGTCGACCGCGTACTGCCGTTGGACGACATCCTGGTGGGCGCCGACGACCGGCGGTTCCACCTGTGGTCGCGGCGCCTGGACCGCGAGATCGTCGTGACGCAGCACCACATGCTCAGCCCCCTCGCCGCCCCGAACGTTGCCCGCTTCCTGCTGGAGGCCTCGCAGGACGGGTACGTGCTCCCCGGCGGATTCCACTGGGGGCCAGTGTCGAACGCGACCTTCCTGCCCCGGGTGACCCGCGGCAAGGTAGTGCTCCGGCCGGCCGAATGGCGACTGGACGCACACGGCCTGGAGGATCTCGCGGCTTGGCGCGAGCGGTGGCGCGTGCCGCGGTACGTGCATTTCGTGAACCTCGACAACCGGCTGCTGCTCGACCTCGACCACCCCCGCTGCGTCGCGGAACTGCGGGAAGAGGTCGGCCGCGCGGGCGGTGGAACGGTGCTGCTCCACGAGATGCTGCCCGACTTCGAGCATCACTGGCTGACCGACGACCTCGGGCGGCGATACACCGAAGAGATCGTCGTCCCCGTCATGGCCACCCGGGCCGAGACCATCGCCCGGCACCCGGCCGGGCCGCCGGTGGAGATCCCCTCACGGCGGTACCCGCCGGGCAGCGAATGGTCGTACGTCAAACTGTACGCCGCCTTCGAACGCCATGACGAGATCATCGCTGGTCCGCTGCGGGAACTTATTGCGGAGCTGCGCGCAGAGGACGCGGTGGATCGCTGGTTCTACATCCGGTACGCCGATCCGCGCCCGCACCTTCGCATCAGGGTGCGCAGCGAACGGCCGTCGGTCCTCGGGCGACTCGCCACCTGGGGCAGGAGCCTGGTGGACGCCGGCCTCGCCCAGGACGTCACCATGGACAGCTATTGCCCCGAGACCATGCGCTACGGCGGCCCCGGCACGTTCGACTCGGTCGAGCTTCTGTTTGAGGCCAACAGCGACGCCACCGCCCGACTGATAGCGGCCCGCGCGGACCTGCCGCAACTGACGGACGAGCATCTGGCCGTGGCCGCGGTGGACACCCTCCACCGCCACTGGGGCGTCCCGCTCGCCGAGCGCATGGACCTCCTCCCCGGCCACCAGGACGACCACGCCACGCGGGATGAATTCAGGAAGGCTCGTGCCTACCTGTGCGAACTGCTGCTGCCCTGGGACCGGTCCACCCATGAGGAGGGCCGTGCACACCGCATGGGGATCGCGGCGGCCCTCGCGCCCCAGGAGCCTGCGGTCCGTGCGGCATCCGCAGCGGTCCGCAAGGCCGCCGAACGCGGCCGACTCGCGGTGCAGCTCGCCCATCTCCTCGGCAGCCTCGCCCACATGCAGATCAACCGCCTCCTGCCGGTCGATCTGGCCCGTGAGGAACGCTGCTACGGGCTGCTGCGGCACACCCTGCGCGCCCTCCGGGGCCGCCTCGCTGCCGAGGAGGCAAGGTGA
- a CDS encoding M1 family metallopeptidase, translating into MTWCSRRALVRGAALAPLAAMAADRLPKTAPRYFAGHGSYDHRTLAYDLHLAYDPAAGRLEGRAHIRAVAERTLRQIRLDLAKLSVHEALVDGAAVRPGRKGHKLLLSVPRPIPADTPFSLEIGYGGRPGPVRTPFGQIGWDRTGDAHGGTMVAAQPLGAPSWFPCNDRPDDKAEFTFRVTVPRGHQALANGALLERRTSDTTECWTYHHGGPMAPYLAALYTGRFAHETWQATDSATGRPVTGRNAYPVQLSGQARHDLGRQPEMFETFTRWFGPYPFETYGAVVVDTDLDQPVENQTASVFGRNHIDGERTWETLVAHELVHQWYGNSVSLRDWRDIWLNEGFATYGEWLWSEHIGEDSADTIARAAWHTLARQGTGLRIADPGPDRIFDDRVYNRGACTLHALRLTMGDDRFFAMLRGWHHAHRGESVDTAAFIAHADRAMPRAVEPLLRAWLYDTCLPPLPPPEPGNARS; encoded by the coding sequence ATGACCTGGTGCAGCCGCCGCGCCCTGGTCCGGGGCGCGGCGCTCGCCCCGCTGGCGGCGATGGCCGCGGACCGCCTGCCGAAAACGGCGCCGCGCTACTTCGCCGGCCACGGCAGCTACGATCACCGCACGCTCGCCTACGACCTCCACCTGGCCTACGACCCGGCCGCCGGCAGGCTGGAGGGCCGGGCGCACATCCGCGCGGTGGCCGAGCGGACGCTGCGTCAGATCCGCCTCGACCTGGCGAAGCTCTCCGTGCACGAGGCGCTGGTCGACGGGGCCGCCGTACGGCCCGGCCGGAAGGGGCACAAACTGCTGCTGTCCGTGCCACGCCCGATCCCGGCGGACACCCCCTTCTCCCTGGAGATCGGCTACGGCGGCCGGCCCGGCCCGGTCCGCACACCGTTCGGGCAGATCGGCTGGGACCGCACGGGCGACGCACACGGCGGCACCATGGTGGCCGCCCAGCCGCTGGGCGCCCCGTCGTGGTTCCCGTGCAACGACCGGCCGGACGACAAGGCCGAGTTCACCTTCCGGGTGACCGTGCCCCGCGGCCACCAGGCGCTCGCCAACGGAGCCCTGCTGGAGCGGCGCACCTCGGACACCACCGAGTGCTGGACGTACCACCATGGGGGTCCCATGGCCCCCTACCTCGCCGCGCTGTACACCGGCCGCTTCGCGCACGAGACCTGGCAGGCCACGGACAGCGCGACCGGCCGCCCGGTCACCGGCCGCAACGCCTACCCCGTCCAGCTGTCCGGCCAGGCCCGGCACGATCTGGGCCGCCAGCCGGAGATGTTCGAGACGTTCACGCGGTGGTTCGGGCCGTATCCCTTCGAGACGTACGGCGCCGTCGTCGTGGACACCGACCTGGACCAGCCGGTGGAGAACCAGACCGCGTCCGTCTTCGGCCGCAACCACATCGACGGCGAGCGCACCTGGGAGACGCTGGTGGCCCACGAACTCGTCCACCAGTGGTACGGCAACAGCGTCAGCCTGCGCGACTGGCGGGACATCTGGCTCAACGAGGGCTTCGCCACCTATGGGGAATGGCTCTGGTCGGAGCACATCGGCGAGGACTCCGCCGACACCATCGCCCGGGCGGCCTGGCACACCCTCGCCCGGCAGGGCACGGGGCTGCGGATCGCCGACCCCGGCCCCGACCGCATCTTCGACGACCGGGTGTACAACCGGGGCGCGTGCACGCTGCACGCGCTGCGCCTGACGATGGGCGACGACCGCTTCTTCGCGATGCTGCGCGGCTGGCACCACGCCCATCGCGGTGAAAGCGTCGACACCGCCGCCTTCATCGCTCATGCCGACCGGGCGATGCCGAGGGCGGTGGAACCCCTGCTGCGCGCCTGGCTCTACGACACCTGCCTGCCGCCCCTGCCTCCGCCGGAACCGGGAAACGCGCGGAGCTGA